The Mycobacterium paragordonae genome includes a region encoding these proteins:
- a CDS encoding ABC transporter ATP-binding protein, whose protein sequence is MSSLLEVADLAVTFPTDGIPVTAVRGISYHVNPGEVVAMVGESGSGKSAAAMAVMGLLPEYATVSGSVRLQGTELLGLGDDGMSRFRGKSIGMVFQDPMSALTPVYTVGDQIAEAVRVHQHDVGKRAARERAVELLELVGITQPAQRARAFPHELSGGERQRVVIAMAIANDPDLLICDEPTTALDVTVQAQILEVLKKARDVTGAGVLIITHDLGVVAEFADRALVMYAGRVVESAGVSDLYRDRQMPYTIGLLGSVPRLDAPQGTRLVPIPGAPPSLAGLEPGCPFAPRCPLAIDECRTAEPELIEVGPGHRAACIRTEKAAGRSAAEIYDVNTEQVVAAPDDSTVVVRVRDLVKTYPLTKGVVLRRTVGEVRAVDGVSFELQQGRTVGIVGESGSGKSTTLNQILELTAPQSGSIEVLGTDVSTLRTGSRRSLRRNIQAVFQDPVASLDPRLPVSELLAESLRANGFSRNDSNARVAELLDIVGLRRADANRYPAEFSGGQKQRIGIARALALQPQILALDEPVSALDVSIQAGIINLLLDLQDQFSLSYLFVSHDLSVVKHLAHQVVVMFRGAVVEQGDSEQVFNNPQHEYTRRLLGAVPQPEPGHA, encoded by the coding sequence ATGAGTTCCCTGCTGGAGGTGGCCGACCTGGCCGTCACCTTCCCCACTGACGGCATCCCGGTGACCGCGGTCCGCGGCATCAGCTACCACGTCAACCCCGGTGAAGTGGTCGCGATGGTGGGCGAATCGGGGTCGGGCAAGTCCGCGGCGGCGATGGCGGTGATGGGCCTGCTGCCGGAGTACGCCACGGTGAGCGGCTCGGTGCGACTGCAGGGCACCGAACTGCTGGGTCTCGGCGACGACGGCATGTCGCGGTTTCGGGGCAAGTCGATCGGCATGGTGTTCCAGGACCCGATGTCCGCGCTGACCCCGGTTTATACCGTCGGCGATCAGATCGCCGAGGCGGTCCGGGTACATCAGCACGACGTCGGGAAAAGGGCGGCCCGCGAGCGTGCGGTGGAATTGCTTGAGCTCGTGGGTATTACGCAGCCTGCCCAGCGGGCCCGGGCCTTTCCGCACGAGCTGTCCGGTGGTGAACGGCAACGGGTGGTGATCGCAATGGCGATCGCTAATGACCCGGACCTGCTGATCTGCGACGAACCGACCACCGCGCTGGACGTGACCGTGCAGGCCCAGATCCTCGAGGTGCTCAAGAAGGCGCGCGACGTCACCGGCGCCGGCGTGCTGATCATCACCCACGACCTTGGTGTGGTCGCCGAGTTCGCCGACCGGGCCCTGGTGATGTACGCCGGTCGGGTGGTCGAGTCGGCCGGCGTCAGCGACCTGTACCGAGACCGTCAAATGCCCTACACCATCGGATTATTGGGCTCGGTGCCGCGACTGGACGCCCCGCAAGGCACCCGGCTGGTGCCCATACCCGGCGCCCCGCCGTCGCTGGCAGGCCTGGAGCCGGGCTGCCCCTTCGCGCCGCGCTGCCCGCTGGCCATCGACGAATGCCGCACTGCGGAGCCGGAATTGATCGAAGTCGGACCCGGGCATCGGGCAGCCTGCATCCGCACCGAGAAGGCCGCGGGACGCAGCGCCGCCGAAATCTACGACGTCAATACCGAACAGGTGGTCGCCGCGCCAGATGACTCGACCGTCGTCGTGCGGGTCCGGGATCTGGTCAAGACCTATCCCCTGACCAAGGGCGTCGTGCTGCGCCGCACCGTCGGTGAGGTCCGGGCCGTCGACGGCGTCAGTTTCGAGCTGCAGCAGGGCCGCACGGTGGGCATCGTCGGCGAATCCGGTTCCGGCAAGTCGACCACGTTGAACCAGATCCTGGAACTGACGGCACCGCAGTCGGGTTCGATCGAGGTGCTCGGCACCGATGTCAGCACGCTTCGCACGGGCAGCCGACGATCGCTGCGCCGGAATATCCAGGCGGTGTTCCAGGATCCGGTGGCGTCGCTGGATCCGCGACTTCCCGTCTCCGAGTTATTGGCTGAATCGTTGCGGGCCAACGGGTTCAGCCGGAACGACAGCAACGCCCGGGTGGCCGAGTTGCTGGACATCGTGGGTCTGCGCCGCGCCGACGCCAACCGCTATCCCGCCGAGTTCTCCGGCGGGCAGAAGCAGCGCATCGGTATCGCGCGGGCGTTGGCCCTGCAACCCCAGATCCTGGCGCTCGACGAACCCGTGTCGGCCCTGGATGTCTCGATCCAGGCCGGCATCATCAACCTGCTGCTCGACCTGCAGGATCAGTTCAGCCTGTCATATCTCTTTGTCTCTCATGATCTTTCGGTGGTCAAACACCTGGCCCATCAGGTGGTGGTGATGTTCCGCGGTGCCGTGGTGGAACAGGGCGACAGCGAGCAGGTGTTCAACAACCCGCAACACGAGTACACCCGCCGGCTGTTGGGTGCGGTGCCGCAACCGGAGCCGGGCCATGCGTAG
- a CDS encoding beta-class carbonic anhydrase: MTVTDDYLANNANYASNFQGPLPLPPSKHVAVLACMDARLDVYRALGINEGESHVIRNAGGVATDDAIRSLAISQRLLGTKEIILIHHTDCGMLTFNDDEFKRSIQEETGVKPPWAAEAFPDIAEDVRQSLRRIENSPFVTKHESLRGFIFDVATGKLEEVTL, encoded by the coding sequence GTGACGGTTACCGACGACTACCTAGCCAACAACGCCAACTACGCGAGCAACTTTCAGGGGCCGCTGCCGCTGCCGCCGAGCAAACACGTCGCGGTGCTGGCGTGCATGGATGCCCGCCTCGACGTCTACCGTGCGCTCGGGATCAACGAGGGGGAGTCGCACGTCATCCGCAATGCCGGCGGCGTGGCCACCGACGACGCCATCCGGTCGCTGGCGATCTCCCAGCGACTGCTGGGGACCAAGGAGATCATCCTGATCCACCACACCGACTGCGGCATGCTCACCTTCAATGACGACGAGTTCAAGCGCAGCATCCAGGAGGAGACCGGCGTCAAGCCGCCGTGGGCGGCCGAGGCGTTTCCGGACATCGCCGAGGATGTCCGCCAGTCACTGCGCCGGATCGAGAACAGTCCATTCGTCACCAAGCATGAGTCGTTGCGCGGGTTCATCTTCGACGTCGCGACCGGCAAGCTCGAAGAGGTCACCCTCTAG
- a CDS encoding ABC transporter family substrate-binding protein, translated as MRSRAGRVAAAILVAASVLSGCSTGGQLTPTGRGAVGTASDLNPQNPQTLQEGGNLRLALIDFPPNFNILHIDGNSSETAGMLKSTLPSAFTIAADGSATVNTNYFTSVELTGTNPQVITYTINPKAVWSDGSPITWRDIASQIHATSGTDTAFEIATTNGADRVASVTRGVDDRQAIMTFAKPYAEWRGMFAGNGMLLPESVTATPEAFNKGWLDAPGLSAGPFIVSTLDRAKQRIVLTRNPRWWGTQPRLDSITYLVLDDPARLPALQNNTIDATGVASLDQLIIAERTKGISIRQAPAPVWTHFTMNGANGSILSDRSLRLAVSEGIDRRTIANVALHGLTGDPVPLNNHIFVAGQEGYQDNSIPYDPERAKRELDALGWKLNSESGFREKDGRQLVVRMLFYDAQSTKAVTQIAQHSLAEVGVKLDLQSRSGSGFFRDYVNVGAFDIALFGWVGDAFPLSGLTQIYASNGDSNFGKIGSPEIDDAIERTLGELDPGKARALANDVDRLIWAEGFSLPLIQSPGPVAVRSKLANFGARGLADLDYTAIGFMR; from the coding sequence ATGCGTAGCCGGGCGGGCCGGGTCGCGGCGGCAATCCTGGTCGCCGCATCGGTGTTGTCCGGGTGCTCGACCGGCGGCCAACTGACACCCACCGGCCGCGGCGCCGTCGGCACCGCGAGCGACCTCAACCCACAGAACCCGCAGACCCTGCAAGAGGGCGGCAACCTGCGGCTGGCCCTGATCGACTTCCCGCCCAACTTCAACATCCTGCACATCGACGGCAACTCCTCGGAGACCGCCGGAATGCTGAAATCCACACTGCCCAGCGCCTTCACCATCGCCGCAGACGGCTCGGCGACTGTCAACACCAACTACTTCACCAGCGTCGAGCTCACCGGGACCAACCCGCAGGTCATCACCTACACCATCAACCCGAAGGCGGTCTGGTCCGACGGCAGCCCCATCACCTGGCGCGACATTGCCAGCCAGATCCACGCCACCAGTGGGACGGATACCGCCTTCGAGATCGCCACCACCAACGGCGCCGACCGCGTCGCCTCGGTGACCCGGGGCGTCGACGACCGCCAGGCGATCATGACCTTCGCCAAGCCCTACGCCGAGTGGCGCGGCATGTTCGCCGGCAACGGCATGCTGCTGCCCGAAAGCGTGACCGCCACCCCGGAGGCGTTCAACAAGGGTTGGCTGGACGCTCCGGGTCTGTCCGCCGGACCGTTCATCGTCAGCACGCTCGATCGGGCCAAACAGCGAATCGTGTTGACCCGAAACCCCAGATGGTGGGGCACCCAGCCGCGACTGGACTCCATCACCTACCTGGTGCTTGACGACCCGGCCCGGTTGCCGGCCCTGCAGAACAACACCATCGACGCCACCGGCGTAGCCTCGCTCGACCAACTCATCATCGCCGAACGCACCAAGGGGATCTCGATCCGGCAGGCGCCGGCACCGGTGTGGACGCACTTCACGATGAACGGCGCCAACGGGTCGATCCTGTCCGACCGGTCACTGCGGTTGGCGGTCAGCGAAGGCATCGACCGGCGCACCATCGCCAACGTTGCGCTACACGGCCTCACCGGCGACCCGGTCCCGCTGAACAATCACATCTTCGTGGCCGGGCAGGAAGGCTACCAGGACAACAGCATTCCGTACGACCCGGAGCGGGCCAAACGTGAACTCGACGCGCTGGGCTGGAAGCTGAACTCCGAGAGCGGTTTCCGTGAGAAGGACGGCCGGCAGCTGGTGGTGCGGATGCTGTTCTACGACGCGCAGAGCACCAAAGCGGTCACCCAGATCGCCCAGCACAGCCTCGCCGAGGTCGGTGTGAAGCTGGATCTGCAATCGCGTTCCGGCAGCGGCTTTTTCCGCGACTACGTCAACGTCGGGGCGTTCGACATCGCGTTGTTCGGCTGGGTGGGCGACGCGTTCCCGCTGTCCGGCCTCACCCAGATCTACGCGTCCAACGGAGACAGCAACTTCGGCAAGATCGGCAGCCCGGAGATCGACGACGCGATCGAACGAACGCTGGGCGAACTCGACCCCGGCAAGGCCCGGGCGCTGGCCAACGACGTCGACCGGCTCATCTGGGCCGAAGGCTTCAGTTTGCCGCTGATCCAGTCTCCGGGCCCGGTGGCGGTGCGCAGCAAGCTGGCGAATTTCGGCGCTCGGGGGTTGGCCGACTTGGACTACACCGCAATCGGATTCATGCGCTGA
- a CDS encoding ABC transporter permease, whose amino-acid sequence MTRFLLRRLAKYFVLLALASFLTFCLTSVAFSPLESLMQRSPRPPKAVIDAKAHDLGLDRPIPIRYVNWVSHAVHGDFGKTVTGQPVGVELGRRIGVTLRLLVIGSVLGTLLGVTLGAWGAIRQYRLSDRVVTISALLILSTPTFVIANLLIMGALRTNWALGFQLFDYTGETSPGVIEGSWAAVGDRLKHLILPTLTLTLGAAAGYSRYQRNAMLDVLGQDFIRTARAKGLTRRRALVKHGLRTALIPMATLFAYSVAGLVGGAVFVEKIFGWHGMGEWTIRGIATQDTNIIAAITLFSAAVTLLAGLLSDILYAALDPRVRVS is encoded by the coding sequence GTGACGCGTTTTCTGCTGCGCCGGCTGGCGAAGTACTTCGTGCTGCTGGCACTAGCGTCATTTCTGACCTTCTGCCTCACCTCGGTGGCGTTCTCGCCGCTGGAAAGTCTGATGCAGCGCAGTCCGCGCCCGCCCAAAGCGGTGATCGACGCCAAGGCGCACGACCTCGGCCTGGACCGGCCGATCCCGATCCGGTACGTGAACTGGGTTTCGCACGCCGTGCACGGCGATTTCGGCAAGACGGTGACCGGGCAGCCGGTCGGCGTCGAGTTGGGCCGCCGCATCGGGGTCACCCTGCGGCTGCTGGTCATCGGATCGGTGCTGGGCACGCTGCTGGGGGTGACGCTCGGGGCGTGGGGCGCGATCCGCCAGTATCGGCTCAGCGACCGCGTGGTCACCATCTCGGCATTGCTCATCCTGAGTACGCCGACGTTCGTCATCGCCAACCTGCTGATCATGGGGGCGCTGCGGACGAACTGGGCGCTCGGTTTCCAGCTCTTCGACTACACCGGCGAGACGTCACCGGGTGTGATCGAGGGCAGTTGGGCGGCGGTCGGCGACCGGTTGAAGCATTTGATACTTCCCACTCTCACCCTGACGCTGGGCGCCGCGGCCGGCTACAGCCGCTACCAGCGCAACGCGATGCTCGACGTGCTCGGGCAGGACTTCATCCGCACCGCCCGCGCCAAGGGCCTGACCCGCCGCCGCGCACTGGTCAAACACGGCCTGCGCACCGCGCTGATCCCGATGGCGACCCTGTTCGCCTACAGCGTCGCCGGACTCGTCGGGGGTGCGGTGTTCGTCGAGAAGATCTTCGGCTGGCACGGCATGGGCGAATGGACGATCCGCGGCATCGCCACCCAGGACACCAACATCATTGCCGCGATCACGCTGTTCTCCGCCGCCGTCACGTTGCTGGCCGGGCTGTTGTCCGACATCCTCTATGCGGCGCTGGACCCGCGGGTGCGTGTGTCATGA
- a CDS encoding PE family protein produces the protein MSYLNAVPELMTTAATDLGRIASALNDANAAATARTTTVLSAGADEVSAAIASVFNAHAREYQALSAQVATFHDQFVRALTEGAGAYASAEAAAASPLQTALAVINAPFLTLTGRPLIGNGANAAPGSGANGGDAGWLIGNGGNGGSATVGAATGRPGGNGGRAGLIGNGGAGGAGGLALNLPGGAGGAGGMGGLLFGTGGAGGAGGGSYGFVTGLPGGAGGTGGAGGLFGAGGAGGAAGSTSSEGGVGGTGGAGGHGGLFGPGGAGGLGGDSTSNTNRGNGGAGGAGGDGGLFGDGGAAGTGGTGKFGGHGGTGGTGGILVGSGGSGGTGGISSGPSASIGGEGGAGGKSGVIGNGGNGGAGGDNFSIGSGGTGGPGGAAWIVGDGGTGGNGGFSGAYGLGGPGGSRGLLIGLDGAAGLR, from the coding sequence ATGTCGTATCTGAATGCGGTGCCGGAGCTAATGACCACGGCCGCAACTGATTTGGGCCGCATTGCTTCGGCGCTCAACGATGCCAACGCCGCCGCGACCGCTCGAACGACGACGGTCCTGTCCGCTGGTGCCGATGAGGTGTCAGCGGCGATCGCGAGCGTGTTCAACGCTCATGCCCGGGAGTACCAGGCGCTCAGCGCGCAGGTCGCGACATTCCATGACCAGTTCGTACGGGCGCTGACCGAGGGTGCCGGTGCCTATGCCAGTGCTGAGGCCGCGGCGGCCTCCCCGTTGCAGACTGCGCTCGCCGTGATCAATGCGCCGTTCCTGACGCTGACTGGTCGACCTCTGATCGGCAACGGCGCCAACGCAGCTCCGGGCAGCGGAGCCAACGGCGGGGACGCTGGATGGTTGATCGGCAACGGCGGCAACGGGGGGTCCGCGACGGTGGGCGCTGCAACCGGCAGGCCGGGTGGCAACGGCGGTCGGGCGGGGCTCATCGGTAACGGTGGCGCCGGCGGCGCCGGTGGGCTCGCTCTGAACCTGCCCGGCGGCGCCGGAGGCGCGGGCGGGATGGGCGGGCTGCTGTTCGGTACCGGCGGTGCCGGCGGCGCGGGTGGGGGTTCTTACGGGTTCGTCACTGGCCTGCCCGGTGGCGCGGGCGGAACCGGCGGTGCCGGTGGGTTGTTCGGCGCGGGGGGTGCCGGCGGTGCGGCTGGTTCGACCAGTTCCGAGGGTGGCGTGGGCGGCACCGGCGGCGCCGGCGGGCACGGCGGACTATTCGGACCGGGTGGAGCGGGTGGCCTCGGCGGGGACAGCACCTCCAACACCAACCGGGGCAACGGTGGAGCCGGGGGCGCGGGCGGGGACGGCGGGCTTTTCGGTGATGGCGGCGCGGCGGGTACGGGCGGTACCGGCAAGTTCGGCGGACATGGCGGAACCGGGGGCACTGGCGGCATACTCGTCGGCTCCGGCGGGTCCGGGGGCACCGGCGGTATATCCAGCGGTCCGAGCGCCTCCATAGGCGGCGAGGGCGGTGCAGGCGGGAAATCCGGAGTCATCGGCAACGGCGGTAACGGCGGTGCTGGAGGCGACAACTTCTCGATTGGCAGCGGCGGCACTGGAGGCCCCGGCGGCGCCGCCTGGATTGTCGGCGATGGTGGCACCGGCGGCAATGGTGGATTCAGCGGGGCGTATGGCCTCGGTGGTCCTGGTGGCAGCCGCGGACTGCTGATCGGACTGGACGGCGCGGCGGGGCTGCGCTGA
- a CDS encoding PaaI family thioesterase has protein sequence MIAAFLPQSPFAAKLGIVVDHLGDDEVRLRLPWDPATATVADIVHGGALATLADLAVMAAAWCGREAPPQLRGVTVSLNLDFIAPARATDVIAVGRALRRGRSLVNCEAEIVDPQGALLAKALAVYKVG, from the coding sequence GTGATCGCGGCGTTTCTGCCGCAGTCCCCTTTCGCCGCCAAGCTCGGCATTGTCGTCGACCATCTGGGTGACGACGAAGTCCGACTGCGTCTGCCGTGGGATCCGGCCACCGCCACCGTGGCCGACATCGTGCATGGCGGTGCCCTAGCCACGCTCGCCGATTTGGCGGTGATGGCGGCGGCGTGGTGTGGCCGGGAGGCGCCGCCTCAGTTACGCGGAGTGACCGTGTCGCTGAATCTGGATTTCATCGCGCCCGCGCGCGCCACCGACGTGATCGCAGTCGGCCGCGCGCTGCGGCGGGGCCGCTCGCTGGTCAACTGTGAGGCCGAGATCGTGGACCCGCAGGGTGCACTGCTCGCCAAGGCGCTGGCGGTCTACAAGGTGGGCTGA
- a CDS encoding alpha/beta fold hydrolase — MTMNARRRRVHDKLAKLPGVRPVRRPVSPGSDDEFDLFYVRTGHKSAHPLVVIPGGPGVASLRLYQGFRRRAAAAGLDVIMIEHRGLGMSRHDDAGADLPPEALTVEQVVDDVAAVLDDAHVDSAVIYGSSYGSYIAAGVGVRHPQRVHAMILDSPVLSAHDIVAVRDAIRGVLLTGDSPDTEELAPKIRRLVDAGVMTPSAGQVAATVYGYGGAPMLNHQLDLLLTGRRMLWRALVRFTTMGVSQKVPYRYESDLVSRIAFRELDYAAEPDGLPLDPAMAVRETLVKTADFEAEPYDLISELPKFTWPTVVIAGGRDLVTPLAVAERAMSLLPNARLLRLPTMAHSALDFREPAALEIARAVCRGDFDRLAGRAEELDALPARLPMRVLWKAIDVAATVEAAVPPLLHRVSA, encoded by the coding sequence ATGACCATGAACGCCAGACGGCGCCGGGTGCACGACAAGCTGGCGAAGTTGCCGGGAGTGCGGCCGGTACGGCGGCCGGTGTCGCCGGGAAGCGACGACGAATTCGACCTGTTCTACGTCCGCACCGGCCACAAGTCGGCGCATCCGCTGGTGGTCATCCCGGGCGGGCCGGGAGTGGCCTCGCTGCGGCTGTATCAGGGGTTCCGGCGCCGCGCGGCAGCGGCCGGGCTCGACGTCATCATGATCGAGCACCGGGGGCTGGGCATGTCGCGCCACGACGATGCGGGCGCCGACCTGCCCCCGGAGGCGCTGACCGTCGAGCAGGTGGTCGACGACGTGGCCGCCGTGCTGGACGACGCGCACGTGGACTCGGCGGTCATCTACGGCTCCTCCTACGGCAGCTACATCGCCGCGGGCGTCGGCGTCCGCCACCCGCAACGGGTGCACGCGATGATCCTGGATTCGCCGGTGCTGTCCGCCCACGACATCGTGGCGGTGCGCGATGCGATCCGCGGCGTGCTGCTGACCGGCGACAGCCCCGACACCGAGGAGCTGGCGCCCAAGATCCGGCGCCTCGTCGACGCCGGGGTGATGACGCCGTCGGCGGGACAGGTCGCCGCGACGGTGTACGGCTACGGCGGGGCACCGATGCTCAACCACCAACTCGACCTGCTGCTCACCGGGCGCAGGATGCTGTGGCGGGCGCTGGTGCGCTTCACCACGATGGGCGTCAGCCAGAAGGTGCCGTACCGCTACGAATCCGATCTGGTGAGCCGCATCGCGTTCCGCGAACTCGACTACGCCGCCGAACCGGACGGGCTGCCACTCGACCCCGCCATGGCGGTACGCGAAACACTGGTCAAGACAGCCGATTTCGAAGCCGAACCCTATGACCTGATATCGGAGTTGCCGAAATTCACCTGGCCGACCGTGGTGATCGCCGGCGGCCGTGACCTGGTCACGCCGCTGGCGGTGGCCGAACGTGCGATGTCACTGCTGCCGAACGCCCGGCTGTTGCGGTTGCCCACCATGGCGCACAGCGCGCTGGACTTCCGCGAGCCCGCGGCGCTGGAGATCGCCCGCGCGGTGTGCCGCGGCGACTTCGACCGGCTGGCCGGGCGTGCCGAGGAACTGGACGCGCTGCCGGCGCGGCTGCCGATGCGTGTGCTGTGGAAGGCGATTGACGTCGCGGCCACCGTGGAGGCGGCCGTGCCGCCGCTGCTGCACCGCGTCAGCGCATGA
- a CDS encoding ABC transporter permease — MTAVKAVEFTSRRTLVLRRFLRNRSAVVALALLVLLFIGCYALPPLLPFSYRDLDFNALLQPPNARHWLGTNAIGQDMLAQTLRGMQKSMLIGLCVAIMSTGIAATVGSIAGYFKDWRDGVLMFVVDLMLVVPSFILIAIVSPRTRNSANIMSLVLLLAAFSWMISSRMVRGLTMSLREHDFIRAARYMGVSSRRIIVGHVLPNVASILIIDATLNVGFAILAETGLSFLGFGVQPPDVSLGTLIADGTQAATTFPWVFLVPAGVLVLIVLCANLTGDGLRDALDPGARTLRRGAE, encoded by the coding sequence ATGACCGCGGTCAAAGCCGTCGAATTCACCTCACGTCGCACGCTGGTGCTGCGCCGGTTCCTGCGCAACCGTTCGGCGGTGGTGGCCCTGGCGTTGCTGGTGCTGTTGTTCATCGGGTGTTACGCACTGCCGCCGCTGCTGCCCTTCTCCTACCGCGACCTCGACTTCAACGCGCTGCTGCAGCCACCCAACGCCCGGCACTGGTTAGGCACCAACGCAATTGGTCAGGACATGCTGGCGCAGACGCTGCGCGGCATGCAGAAGTCGATGTTGATCGGCCTCTGCGTCGCGATCATGTCCACCGGTATCGCCGCCACCGTCGGCTCGATCGCCGGCTATTTCAAGGACTGGCGCGACGGGGTGCTCATGTTCGTGGTCGACCTGATGCTGGTGGTGCCGAGTTTCATTCTGATCGCCATCGTTTCGCCGCGGACCAGGAATTCGGCCAACATCATGTCGCTGGTGCTGCTGCTGGCCGCCTTCAGCTGGATGATCAGCTCGCGCATGGTGCGCGGCCTGACGATGAGCCTGCGCGAGCACGACTTCATCAGGGCCGCAAGGTACATGGGCGTCTCGAGCCGGCGGATCATCGTCGGCCATGTGCTGCCCAACGTGGCGTCCATCCTGATCATCGACGCCACCCTGAACGTAGGGTTCGCCATCCTGGCCGAAACCGGTTTGAGCTTCCTGGGTTTCGGCGTGCAGCCCCCTGATGTGTCGCTGGGCACCCTGATCGCCGACGGCACCCAGGCCGCCACCACCTTCCCCTGGGTTTTCCTGGTTCCGGCCGGAGTGTTGGTGCTGATCGTCTTGTGCGCCAACCTGACCGGAGACGGCCTGCGTGACGCGCTGGATCCCGGCGCCAGGACATTGCGACGGGGGGCCGAATGA